From Hirundo rustica isolate bHirRus1 chromosome 1, bHirRus1.pri.v3, whole genome shotgun sequence, a single genomic window includes:
- the TSHZ1 gene encoding teashirt homolog 1, with amino-acid sequence MPRRKQQAPRRSAAYVPEEELKAAEIDEDSVEDDGLSLDIQENEYLCNEEAEIKEAQSYQNSPVSTATNQDAGYGSPFSENSDQLAHFKSTSSKEEKEDPQCTDNVSYPQDSLAQIKAVYANLLSETCWSSLALDLKKSNPTTSNNGISQNENMTSTDTNANSQSACTTSTNTSTSTTTSSTSNSNSNSGGSGYDWHQAALAKTLQQTSSYGLLPEPSLFSTVQLYRQNNKLYGSVFTGASKFRCKDCSAAYDTLVELTVHMNETGHYRDDNRDKEADKTKRWSKPRKRSLMEMEGKEDAQKVLKCMYCGHSFESLQDLSVHMIKTKHYQKVPLKEPVPAITKLVPSTKKRALQDLASPCSPEPTGITAEASLGESAKDQKTANPYVTPNNRYGYQNGASYTWQFEARKAQILKCMECGSSHDTLQQLTAHMMVTGHFLKVTNSASKKGKQLVLDPVVEEKIQSIPLPPTTHTRLPASNIKKQPDSPAGSTNSEEKKDLEKEKLVVTETEKKIKEESEDSTEKFEPTTLYQYLREEDLDDSPKGGIDILKSLENTVTTAISKAQNGAPSWGGYPSIHAAYQLPGTVKPLQPTVQSVQMQPSYASSVKSLSSEHNALIHSPGNLTPPPHKSNVSAMEELVEKVTGKINVKKEEKPLEKEKSSPVKPTSPAAKENKDFPKAEEINNKQQPKKSSESEVQKVKKDSPAEAHTPNGTEPLKTKVANGCNNLGIITDHSPEPSFINPLSALQSIMNTHLGKISKPVSPSLDPLAMLYKISNSMLDKPIYPTTPVKQADAIDRYYYENSDQPIDLTKSKTKPLVSSVADSASSPLRESALLDISDMVKNLTGRLTPKSSTPSTVSEKSDADGSSFEEALDELSPVHKRKGRQSNWNPQHLLILQAQFASSLRETPEGKYIMSDLGPQERVHISKFTGLSMTTISHWLANVKYQLRRTGGTKFLKNLDTGHPVFFCNDCASQFRTASTYISHLETHLGFSLKDLSKLPLNQIQEQQNVSKVLTNKTLGSLGIAEEDLGSTFQCKLCNRTFASKHAVKLHLSKTHGKSPEDHLIYVTELEKQ; translated from the coding sequence CATATGTTCCTGAGGAAGAattgaaagcagcagaaatagaTGAAGACAGCGTGGAAGATGATGGGCTGTCTCTGGACATCCAGGAGAATGAGTATTTGTGCAATGAAGAAGCGGAGATCAAAGAGGCTCAAAGCTACCAGAACTCCCCAGTCAGCACTGCAACTAATCAGGATGCAGGCTATGGTTCGCCGTTTAGTGAAAACAGCGATCAGCTGGCCCATTTCAAAAGCACTTCCtctaaagaagagaaagaggatCCTCAGTGCACAGACAATGTTTCCTATCCACAGGACAGCTTGGCACAAATAAAAGCTGTGTATGCAAATCTGCTTTCAGAGACTTGCTGGTCCAGTTTAGCTTTGGACTTAAAGAAATCCAATCCAACCACCAGCAACAACGGAATCAgccaaaatgaaaacatgacCAGTACTGACACCAATGCCAATTCCCAGAGTGCTTGTACTACCAGTACCAACACTAGTACCAGTACAACCACCAGTAGTACAAGTAACAGTAATAGTAACAGTGGTGGCTCAGGTTACGACTGGCACCAAGCTGCATTAGCTAAAACTCTGCAGCAGACCTCATCGTATGGACTTCTCCCAGAGCCGAGTCTCTTCAGCACAGTACAGCTTTACCGGCAAAACAATAAACTCTATGGGTCTGTGTTCACCGGTGCCAGCAAGTTCCGATGCAAAGACTGCAGCGCAGCCTACGACACGCTGGTGGAGCTAACGGTGCACATGAATGAAACTGGACATTACCGTGATGACAACAGAGATAAAGAAGCTGATAAGACCAAGCGGTGGTCAAAGCCTAGGAAACGATCACTTATGGAAATGGAAGGCAAAGAGGATGCCCAGAAAGTGCTGAAGTGCATGTACTGTGGGCATTCGTTTGAGTCTTTGCAAGACCTCAGCGTCCATATGATAAAAACAAAGCATTACCAGAAAGTGCCTCTGAAGGAGCCAGTACCAGCCATCACCAAATTGGTCCCTTCTACCAAAAAGCGAGCACTTCAGGACTTGGCTTCACCTTGTTCACCTGAGCCAACAGGGATCACGGCAGAAGCTTCACTGGGTGAGTCTGCAAAGGATCAGAAAACTGCCAACCCCTACGTGACTCCGAACAACCGCTATGGCTATCAAAATGGTGCTAGCTACACTTGGCAGTTTGAGGCACGCAAAGCCCAGATATTGAAATGCATGGAATGTGGCAGTTCCCATGATACTTTGCAGCAGCTCACTGCTCACATGATGGTCACCGGTCATTTCTTGAAAGTGACCAATTCTGCTTCCAAAAAAGGCAAACAGCTAGTGTTGGACCCAGTGGTGGAGGAGAAAATACAGTCTATACCTCTTCCACCCACCACCCACACAAGGCTACCAGCCTCCAACATTAAAAAGCAGCCCGATTCCCCAGCGGGCTCCACAAACTCGGAGGAAAAGAAAGAcctagagaaggaaaagctggtGGTCActgaaacagagaagaaaattaaagaagagAGTGAGGACTCTACAGAGAAATTTGAGCCAACAACTTTGTATCAATACCTCAGAGAGGAGGACCTAGATGATAGTCCTAAAGGCGGAATAGACATATTGAAATCCCTGGAGAACACAGTGACAACAGCCATCAGCAAAGCCCAGAACGGAGCCCCTTCCTGGGGAGGATATCCCAGTATTCATGCAGCTTACCAGCTCCCAGGAACAGTCAAACCCCTTCAGCCCACAGTGCAGAGCGTTCAAATGCAGCCATCCTACGCAAGCAGTGTGAAATCACTGTCGTCAGAACACAACGCACTCATCCATTCCCCAGGCAATCTCACACCCCCACCTCACAAGAGCAATGTATCTGCTATGGAGGAGCTAGTGGAGAAAGTTACAGGTAAAATCAACgtgaagaaggaagagaaacctttggagaaagagaagagttCTCCAGTTAAACCCACATCACCCGCTGCTAAAGAAAACAAGGACTTcccaaaagcagaagaaataaataataaacagcaGCCAAAAAAGAGCTCTGAGTCTGAAGTTCAGAAGGTCAAAAAAGATAGTCCAGCAGAAGCACATACGCCAAATGGTACAGAGCCACTTAAAACAAAGGTTGCAAATGGCTGTAACAATTTAGGAATTATCACAGATCATTCACCTGAGCCATCCTTCATTAATCCATTGAGCGCTTTGCAGTCCATTATGAATACCCACTTAGGAAAAATTTCTAAGCCAGTAAGCCCTTCTCTGGACCCTTTGGCCATGCTGTACAAAATTAGTAACAGCATGTTGGACAAACCCATTTACCCAACCACTCCAGTCAAGCAAGCTGATGCTATTGACCGGTATTACTATGAGAACAGCGATCAACCTATTGATTTAACTAAGTCCAAAACCAAGCCTCTTGTTTCCAGTGTGGCTGACTCTGCCTCATCCCCTCTGAGGGAGAGTGCCCTGCTGGATATTTCTGATATGGTGAAGAACCTCACAGGGCGTTTGACACCCAAGTCTTCAACTCCCTCTACCGTGTCAGAGAAGTCTGATGCTGATGGAAGCAGTTTTGAGGAAGCTCTGGATGAACTGTCACCAGTACACAAGAGGAAGGGCAGGCAGTCCAACTGGAACCCTCAGCATCTTCTGATCCTTCAGGCCCAGTTTGCTTCCAGCTTGAGGGAGACCCCAGAAGGCAAATACATTATGTCGGACCTAGGTCCACAAGAGCGGGTACACATCTCTAAGTTTACTGGTCTTTCCATGACCACAATTAGCCACTGGCTGGCCAATGTGAAGTATCAGTTAAGGAGGACAGGTGGAActaaatttttaaagaacttgGACACAGGACatcctgttttcttttgcaatgATTGTGCCTCTCAGTTCAGGACTGCTTCTACATACATAAGTCACTTAGAGACACACCTAGGGTTTAGTTTGAAGGATCTGTCAAAGTTGCCACTTAATCAGATTCAAGAACAGCAGAATGTTTCAAAAGTCCTCACAAACAAGACTTTGGGCTCACTTGGAATTGCCGAGGAGGACTTAGGCTCCACATTCCAATGTAAGCTCTGTAACCGAACTTTTGCAAGCAAGCATGCAGTCAAACTGCACCTTAGTAAAACACATGGCAAGTCCCCAGAGGACCATCTGATCTATGTAACTGAGTTAGAAAAACAATAG